A stretch of Ranitomeya variabilis isolate aRanVar5 chromosome 3, aRanVar5.hap1, whole genome shotgun sequence DNA encodes these proteins:
- the LOC143817639 gene encoding uncharacterized protein LOC143817639, producing the protein MADRRHADTGVTRRLWDEVCRNLFPRRESLHPQQQSKLVGKVRKRWRSLRDRFKREFNDEMKAPSGSAGRKRSKYKYGQALSFLRRTMLSRVTFSSHRAPASSSAPSGAIPPESATEGHVGRPHTSVPSSDPSVPSSDPSVPSTSSAPSSGALLQASLLASDAEQLAFPLPHPSDPATSTPPLGSWRQRQRGQERSYAPEFLHLNASFQGSFKILGEQVTAGFNMVQSRISETSRETSSRLDRLHSAVSPDPANLFFQSMLRSMEKLSFEQQMRVMNTCHNAVLQAVNESTHTPPHTSTPIPPQAPFPHHTPHYQTQPQYPHQHHYQTQLQSPHQHHYQTPRQPHYPTQSHYPTQSQYPTQSPQQSRPPDQITSPMFSLLSFSLPPTPTPPPSGQPLGLTPPSTAPQTNRVI; encoded by the exons atggctgaccgcaggcatgctgataccggtgtcacccgtcggctctgggacgaagtgtgtcgcaacctgtttccaaggcgggagagccttcatcctcagcagcagagcaaactag ttggaaaggttaggaagcggtggcggtcactgagggatcgctttaagagggaattcaacgatgagatgaaggccccgagtggctctgcaggaaggaagaggagcaaatacaaatatggccaggccctctccttcctgaggcgaaccatgctgagcagagt caccttctccagccaccgggcgcctgcatcttcctctgcgccctctggagcgatccctcctgagtccgccactgagggccacgtcggtaggccccacacctctgtcccctcctctgacccctctgtcccctcctctgacccctctgtcccctccacttcatccgccccaagcagtggagcattattgcaggcttcattgctcgcatctgatgctgaacagttagcgttccctttaccccacccctctgatcctgccacctcgacaccaccattaggttcgtggcggcagcgacagaggggtcaggaaaggagctatgctcctgagttcttacacctgaatgcatccttccaaggctctttcaaaattttgggagagcaagtgactgctggtttcaacatggtgcagtcacgcatcagtgaaacaagccgtgaaaccagcagtcgcttggataggctgcattcagctgtaagtcccgatccggccaatctttttttccaatccatgctcaggagcatggagaagctttcttttgagcaacagatgcgggtaatgaatacctgccataatgctgtactgcaggccgttaatgaatctacccacacacctccccacacctccactccaattccaccccaggccccatttccacaccataccccccattaccaaacccagccccaatacccacaccagcaccattaccaaacccagctccaatccccacaccagcaccattaccaaaccccacgccagccccattacccaacccagtcccactaccctacccagtcacaatacccgacccagtccccacaacaatcccggcccccagaccaaattacttccccaatgttttctttactcagcttttctcttccccctaccccaacaccacccccctctggtcagcctcttggtttaacccccccttccactgcaccccaaacaaatagg gtaatataa